A part of Capsicum annuum cultivar UCD-10X-F1 chromosome 6, UCD10Xv1.1, whole genome shotgun sequence genomic DNA contains:
- the LOC107874765 gene encoding thymidine kinase a-like — protein MPRRIRKKKFMVLRKKDLTLLEVKLSLREEELLKLLLEMSFQRRSFGSVLDIISIVDSVIKFTARCEFCSERASFTLRKTEETRMELTAEAEVYMPVCRKHYVSEQVVKEVAKSALEF, from the exons ATGCCAAGAAGGATACGAAAAAAGAAATTTATGGTTCTAAGAAAAAAGGATCTAACACTTCTGGAAGTAAAGCTCTCGCTAAGAGAAGAAGAGTTATTGAAGTTACTTCTAGAGATGAGCTTCCAAAG AAGAAGCTTTGGTTCAGTCCTTGACATAATATCGATTGTTGATTCTGTGATCAAGTTTACCGCCCGATGTGAATTTTGTAGTGAACGTGCTTCTTTCACATTGAGAAAGACAGAAGAGACGAGGATGGAGTTGACTGCAGAAGCAGAGGTATATATGCCCGTGTGCCGCAAGCACTATGTGAGTGAGCAAGTAGTCAAAGAGGTTGCTAAAAGTGCTCTAGAGTTTTAG
- the LOC107876015 gene encoding probable WRKY transcription factor 40, translated as MEFTSLVDTSLDLSFRPRPVLDKLPKQEVQSDFTGLRGDNMGVKNETVDLLEELNRVSSENKKLTEMLTVVCENYNVLRNQMMEYMSTQNGVADDSAGSRKRKAESISNPNNSNSNVNINNNNNNLDVVPGRSSESSSSDEESSCKKLREEHIKAKVTVVSMKTDASDTSLIVKDGYQWRKYGQKVTRDNPCPRAYFRCSFAPTCPVKKKVQRSIEDQSIVVATYEGEHNHPMTSKPEAGGANTTSTSTGSRLNVTTIAGTTASVPCSTTLNPSGPTITLDLTAPKTVEKRDMKMNQSASPTGGNSIHTSTGVEYQNRPEFQQFLIEQMATSLTKDPSFKAALAAAISGKILQHNNQTGRW; from the exons ATGGAATTTACCAGTTTGGTTGATACTTCATTGGATTTGAGCTTTAGGCCTCGTCCAGTTCTTGATAAATTGCCG AAACAAGAAGTTCAGAGTGATTTCACTGGATTGAGGGGAGACAATATGGGGGTGAAAAATGAGACAGTGGATTTGTTAGAGGAACTAAATAGAGTGAGCAGTGAAAACAAGAAGCTTACTGAGATGCTCACAGTGGTTTGTGAAAATTACAATGTTTTAAGAAACCAAATGATGGAGTATATGAGCACACAAAATGGTGTGGCAGATGATAGTGCAGGGTCAAGGAAGAGAAAAGCTGAAAGTATCTCCAATCCCAACAACAGCAACAGCAAcgtcaacatcaacaacaacaacaacaacttggATGTTGTGCCTGGACGTTCATCAGAAAGTAGCTCAAGTGATGAAGAGTCTTCTTGCAAGAAACTTAGAGAAGAGCACATAAAAGCCAAGGTTACAGTTGTTTCTATGAAGACTGATGCATCTGATACCTCTCTT ATTGTAAAGGATGGTTATCAGTGGAGGAAGTATGGTCAGAAAGTAACAAGAGACAACCCTTGTCCAAGAGCTTACTTTAGATGCTCATTTGCACCTACCTGTCCTGTCAAGAAGAAG GTTCAGAGAAGCATAGAAGATCAGTCTATTGTGGTGGCAACATATGAAGGAGAACATAACCATCCAATGACCTCAAAACCAGAAGCAGGAGGTGCAAATACTACTAGTACTTCCACTGGCAGCCGGTTAAATGTGACGACTATCGCGGGTACTACTGCTTCAGTACCTTGCTCTACAACTCTCAATCCTTCAGGACCAACCATTACTCTCGATCTTACTGCACCGAAAACAGTAGAAAAACGCGATATGAAGATGAATCAGAGTGCTAGTCCTACCGGTGGCAATAGCATTCATACATCAACAGGAGTTGAATATCAAAATAGGCCAGAGTTCCAACAGTTCTTGATAGAGCAAATGGCTACTTCCTTGACCAAAGATCCAAGCTTCAAAGCAGCACTTGCTGCCGCCATATCAGGAAAAATCCTCCAACATAATAATCAGACGGGCAGATGGTAA
- the LOC107876013 gene encoding phosphatidyl-N-methylethanolamine N-methyltransferase: protein MGLLACLGVILPFPFYYYLWTHPQTWVDLCGRGRDPCKVMAMASHFIKLLQFISLLSVSTFSWPPPLYFWPLFIFGQFLNFRVYQLLGEAGTYYGVRFGKNIPWVTEFPFGVIRDPQYVGSILSLLACLSWVPFFYILLWVLGYVFMIQVESKEDPATRAKPLS, encoded by the exons atggGATTATTGGCATGCTTAGGAGTGATATTGCCATTTCCATTTTACTACTATCTCTGGACACATCCTCAAACGTGGGTGGATCTATGTGGAAGAGGACGTGACCCTTGCAAAGTTATGGCTATGGCTTCTCACTTCATTAAGTTGCTACAATTCATCTCCCTCTTATCCGTTTCCACATTTTCATGGCCCCCTCCACTCTATTTTTGGCCCCTTTTCATCTTTGGCCAGTTCCTTAATTTCAG GGTATACCAACTGTTGGGAGAAGCTGGCACTTACTATGGTGTACGCTTtggaaagaatattccttgggTTACAGAGTTTCCTTTTGGAGTAATAAGAGATCCTCAGTATGTCGGCAGCATTTTGAGTTTGCTTGCTTGCCTCTCTTGGGTTCCTTTCTTCTATATTCTCTTATGGGTACTGGGATATGTATTTATGATACAAGTAGAATCCAAGGAAGATCCAGCTACTCGTGCAAAGCCGCTTTCTTGA